The stretch of DNA CCCCTAGGTCATAAAGAACCCCATCAACTTTATGAATCCCGCGACTTTCAAGTTCCTCTTTTAAGTACAAGAAATTGCTTTTAACAATCTCTAATCGACTACCGTATTCAGATAATTTCTCTTTAGCATGTGCGATTGCTATTTCATCTTGGTCAAATGCAAACAATTTACCATTGTCGCCAAGTCTTGAGAGTATGAGCGAACTATGTCCAGCCCCACCCAAAGTACAATCAACATAAATACCATCCGACTTAATATTTAGTCCGTCAACAGCTTCTTTTAATAACACAGTTGTATGTTCAAACATTTTTCGTACCACCTTTTCCAATCAAGCGAAATCTAACAGAAAATATATTAATATAACTTATCCATTATATATCAAAGCCAATCATATTTTCTGCAATTTCCGCAAAAGATTCTTCAGACTGTGTAAAATAGTCTTCCCAAATCTGTTTACTCCAAATTTCGATTCGATTGGAAACACCCAAAATTACGCATTCTTTTTCTAGCTTTGCATATTGCAAAAGTGGTGTAGGAATATTTATTCTTCCTTGCTTATCAAGTTCACTCTCTGTTGCTCCTGAAAAGAAGAAACGAGTAAAAGCACGGGCATCCTTTTTTGTCAGAGGTAAGCCTTTTAATTTCTCTTCAATAAGTCCCCACTCTGATACTGGGTAACCAAATAAACATTGATCCAATCCACGAGTAATGATAAACATGTCGCCAAGTTCATCTCGGAATTTGGAGGGCACAATCAAACGGCCTTTATTATCAATGCTGTGATGGTATTCACCCATGAACATACCCATTACCCCCACTTTCTATAAAAAATGTACCACATTCCCCCACTTTTCACCACCTATTTTTTAACTATTCGCCCCTATTTCTATAAAATCCTTTTTTACCCAGTTGAATTTTTACAAAAAAAAGAAAAACTTCACTGCAATAGTGAAGTTTTTCTACATTTTTATAACCTTATGGCTACCATCAAATTCAAATGCCTCTGTCATGATATCTTTAATAAATGTCAATCCATATTCGTTCAAATAATAAAATACATTCCAAACACGTTCTTGTGGAAAACCATCTGGCCTTAATGCTAGGTCCACTCGAGCATATTTATTCAATATCAGATTATGTCTAAACTTAACCGAATCTTCAAGTCTTGATTGCATAAAGTTAATTTCTTTCAGTAAGTACGCTTCATTTTTCTTTAGCATCGGAAGCAGTCCTCGGTCAAGTTCCTCTGTTTTTACTTCAATAAGCTGATACTGCTCCATTAAATCAGCTTTTGCCTTTGAAAACATCTCTTCTAACTCTACATCCTTAATAGTTGAAAGAAAGCTTTCCTTTTCTTGTTCCGTCCCTCTAGTTAAAATATCTGTTATATTTAACTTTAAATCAGAAATATCTGTTTCAACAGACCGATCCAGGAATGTAATATTTAGGCGTGGGACAATCGGCGGCATTTTAATACGGAAATGCTCAAATACAAGTTTTAGCTCTGCCCAATAGGAAATCTCCCCAGGCCCTGCAATAAATGCTAAGGTTGGAAATAGCCATTCTTGCATAAGGGGACGAGTCACCACATTATTGCTTAATTGTTCCGGTTTTGTGCTCACAAGCTCCATTAATTCTTCTTTTGAAAAAGAAGCTGTTCCACTTTTCCCCACAAAACGGTTCAATTCTCGATTATATTCTAGGAGGATACGCTCATTTTCTTTTTGATCATAAAAGAATAGGTTTGCAGCTTGGTCACTAATATCAATAGTAATCGGGTAGCCTTTATTTCCAATTTGCTTTTGCTGCTCAAGGACCGAAAACGTGATGGTTTCATGTTGTTCTATTTGCTGAGTAAAGAAGTCCCTTTGTATTAAACGAAAATCTTTATTACCTGAATCAACAATCAACAATCCATAATCCTTGAACAATTCCATAATAATGTTGGCAAAAAAATCAACGAAGTTCTTGGACCTACTAACTTGTTCTTCTGCAAACTGCAAAAGAGTATTTGTATGTTCTGTTTCACCAAAATTTCCAATGATGTTTTGTACCCATGTTAAACATACATCTTTATTTAGTTCTATATCCGATACCATTTTCTTTTGGAGTACTCTTTCAGGGTAGGTCCATTTGTCAACTTTTTGGTTAACAGGCACAAATACATGATTTACTTCTTGAAAATCATGGTCTTCGCCAGCAATCCAAAAAACAGGTACCACAGGAACACCTAGTTGTCTTTCTTTTTGTTCTGCTAATTTAATAATCGAGATGACCTTATGGATGGAATAAAGCGGTCCTGTAAGAATTCCAGCCTGTTGGCCACCAATGACAACGACGCTATCATTTTGTCTTAATTTTTCTATTGATTTCTTTACAGCCTTTGAAGTTGGAAAGCGTTCCATGAAGGATTCTATGTGTGCAGCTACCTCTCTACGAGGAAATATTCTACCGCCTAATTCCGCCATTCTTTTCTTATCTTCTTCTACATCATTGTACCGATAGTGAAAAAAAGGCTGGATATCAGCAGATTGTTCCAAATAATTAGAAGCAAACCGATTCGTTGCTGGTAAAGAGAGATTTAAAATCTCCATTTATGTACTCCCTTTCTGATCACTGATATTCATTCCTAACGAGTATATCACTACCTGCCCTATTTGAAAAAACCATCCGCTCATTTTTATGTTGAAAAGCTAAAAGTGACAACACTTGAAATTAAACCATAAAAAGTGAGGGCAATGTACACTAGGAAAAACAGCATAAAATTAAATCGCCAAAAGCCTTTCATAACCTTTTGAAGAATGATCTCTTCCTTAACTTTCCAATGAATAAGAACAAACATCATTGCTATCACTATCATTATTAGTATTATTAACCAAAACAATGATATTTCCCAAATCGTAACAATTAAAAAGTGGACAGAAATAATATATAAAATAGTGGTGTAATCTAGTGCGATATGAAGAGATCTCCGTGAATTTTTTGTTATTACTTTTCCAAATAAAAAAACCAAAATAGAGCCCAAAATTGGTAATGCAAAAAAAACTGTTAACACAGAGGACAGAATACTACTCACAACACTCCCCCCTTTGCTGGTTCTTTTCCCTTAATAAAATGATAGACGTTCTCTAATAGAGGAGCCTGTTTTTCTTGCTTGTTTGCCTCCTCAAGGATAAAACCAAGAATGGCGTCT from Bacillus sp. SLBN-46 encodes:
- a CDS encoding DUF3397 domain-containing protein produces the protein MSSILSSVLTVFFALPILGSILVFLFGKVITKNSRRSLHIALDYTTILYIISVHFLIVTIWEISLFWLIILIMIVIAMMFVLIHWKVKEEIILQKVMKGFWRFNFMLFFLVYIALTFYGLISSVVTFSFST
- the mraZ gene encoding division/cell wall cluster transcriptional repressor MraZ produces the protein MFMGEYHHSIDNKGRLIVPSKFRDELGDMFIITRGLDQCLFGYPVSEWGLIEEKLKGLPLTKKDARAFTRFFFSGATESELDKQGRINIPTPLLQYAKLEKECVILGVSNRIEIWSKQIWEDYFTQSEESFAEIAENMIGFDI
- the bshC gene encoding bacillithiol biosynthesis cysteine-adding enzyme BshC, yielding MEILNLSLPATNRFASNYLEQSADIQPFFHYRYNDVEEDKKRMAELGGRIFPRREVAAHIESFMERFPTSKAVKKSIEKLRQNDSVVVIGGQQAGILTGPLYSIHKVISIIKLAEQKERQLGVPVVPVFWIAGEDHDFQEVNHVFVPVNQKVDKWTYPERVLQKKMVSDIELNKDVCLTWVQNIIGNFGETEHTNTLLQFAEEQVSRSKNFVDFFANIIMELFKDYGLLIVDSGNKDFRLIQRDFFTQQIEQHETITFSVLEQQKQIGNKGYPITIDISDQAANLFFYDQKENERILLEYNRELNRFVGKSGTASFSKEELMELVSTKPEQLSNNVVTRPLMQEWLFPTLAFIAGPGEISYWAELKLVFEHFRIKMPPIVPRLNITFLDRSVETDISDLKLNITDILTRGTEQEKESFLSTIKDVELEEMFSKAKADLMEQYQLIEVKTEELDRGLLPMLKKNEAYLLKEINFMQSRLEDSVKFRHNLILNKYARVDLALRPDGFPQERVWNVFYYLNEYGLTFIKDIMTEAFEFDGSHKVIKM